A window of the Narcine bancroftii isolate sNarBan1 chromosome 4, sNarBan1.hap1, whole genome shotgun sequence genome harbors these coding sequences:
- the LOC138760737 gene encoding ewing's tumor-associated antigen 1 homolog isoform X3, producing MKEEMGGGGTRRRAEPLPNSPVTPEDAGRRSARRTPRSGVNRLRRGCRLADRPGTAEEIPLYKTPKRILRKQQFNTNHESPVHDSELQQDIYWDQHSPTTFKLGCGKKLSGTCQQQVEISDVVKRIAPQPSSEIPLNLWLGEDAIQCSPTVSFRWRIKANQSSYLTGGRKFKTSPLPGSNRFQRSTEEELMKLAREFDRNVVEQDVGYGTEISEVNMILDNEGSEQTLCTKQANCDISSLERVPETGIGEPVEINRSGNIPMSKLNKQSSSQKSLDLEAEAAVNVLFDGPTQHASHPLSQGFAVDDSSSPKLDDCHSASAALTTAKGNTDHDTNTHITSIGEQSVSFSTAFKQQNIPQDSSLVELDPNKSPFFGNTANSKHGKEMVNKVFTSDFQLNQQEATDVPTYDKRAGDCTSKSVPGHDGFDDWMSDDWMEDDSFIFQIKQIPELCDTPTDCTRFTNQLLDTASQKVTKELNDASQLKDNFDIVPSASVLRSHISRPNDKELVAKIVQFGKRSERAKQRITFTLQSNASSKVLKEQSGRNCQPNKDFKSVINTVIRKEQKNSDVSTPQRLLNVPIKEPTSLTCSKTSEQDSQNNGTVLGNTEDSLVSQKPASSDSSDFAKLNSVHLLGSKKPSGPGTQREPAREMLNTFPQFVVDDWNDAEFHSEIQNIFSESDILWETGDDDLNRMCDDVEKLIENQKCEVTGPNGPTVLTVEKGNHSLTSHEHKNSFTHQLNGQQKHLNQNQLFVMPERNICSRGQLVAKQNALPTLRPVLRPTDLICTVCTVATPSQSNQMNSLISFQGKALPDKTKVCPVNLNRITSVSGLRNSIDASNIHQPPVSSNFGCGQKIYRSSVTTSHPSTKSKVGEIVKKPVAKCSLQEIEQKKQAALARRKMKMQASCTHPSTV from the exons AAATACCACTGTACAAAACACCTAAGAGAATATTAAGAAAACAACAGTTCAATACAAATCATGAATCTCCTGTCCATGATTCAGAGTTGCAACAAGATATATATTGGGATCAACACTCTCCAACCACCTTTAAATTGG GCTGTGGAAAGAAGTTATCTGGAACTTGTCAGCAACAGGTGGAAATATCTGATGTTGTCAAACGTATTGCTCCTCAG CCATCTTCTGAAATACCCCTCAACCTGTGGCTAGGAGAGGATGCAATCCAGTGTAGCCCTACTGTTTCATTTCGATGGAGGATCAAAGCAAATCAATCAAG TTATCTTACCGGAGGTCGTAAGTTCAAAACAAGTCCCTTGCCGGGCAGCAACAG atttcaaagGAGTACAGAGGAAGAACTAATGAAGTTAGCAAGAGAATTTGATCGAAATGTGGTAGAACAAGATGTCGGTTATGGGACAGAAATCAGTGAAGTTAACATGATTCTGGATAATGAAGGTTCAGAACAAACACTGTGCACTAAGCAGGCCAACTGTGACATTTCATCTTTGGAAAGGGTACCTGAAACTGGAATTGGTGAGCCAGTTGAAATTAATAGAAGTGGGAACATTCCCATGTCAAAACTAAACAAGCAGAGTAGCAGTCAGAAATCGTTGGATCTAGAAGCTGAAGCTGCTGTTAATGTTTTGTTTGATGGGCCCACCCAACATGCCAGTCATCCCCTGAGCCAGGGATTCGCAGTTGATGACAGTTCAAGTCCAAAATTAGATGACTGTCATTCTGCCAGTGCAGCCTTAACAACTGCAAAAGGAAACACTGATCATGACACAAATACTCATATAACAAGTATAGGAGAACAATCAGTTTCCTTTTCAACtgcttttaaacaacagaacattcCTCAAGACTCCTCACTGGTTGAACTGGATCCAAACAAAAGTCCTTTCTTTGGCAATACAGCAAACTCCAAGCATGGCAAAGAGATGGTTAATAAAGTTTTCACTTCAGATTTTCAATTAAACCAACAAGAGGCAACTGATGTCCCAACCTATGACAAAAGGGCAGGAGATTGTACATCGAAATCAGTTCCTGGGCATGATGGATTTGATGACTGGATGAGTGATGACTGGATGGAAGATGActcttttatatttcaaattAAACAAATTCCAGAACTGTGTGACACACCCACTGATTGCACACGTTTTACAAACCAGTTGTTGGATACTGCTAGCCAAAAAGTTACCAAGGAGTTAAATGATGCAAGCCAGCTTAAGGATAATTTTGACATCGTACCATCTGCATCCGTTTTGCGAAGTCATATCAGCAGACCCAATGACAAAGAGTTAGTAGCTAAGATTGTACAATTTGGAAAGAGGTCCGAAAGAGCAAAGCAAAGAATCACTTTTACATTGCAAAGCAATGCAAGCAGTAAGGTGCTAAAAGAACAATCTGGCAGAAACTGTCAGCCAAATAAAGACTTTAAAAGTGTGATTAATACCGTAATTAGAAAAGAACAAAAGAATTCTGATGTTTCAACACCTCAACGTCTGCTTAATGTCCCAATAAAAGAACCAACTTCCTTGACTTGTTCAAAAACTTCTGAGCAGGATAGTCAGAATAATGGCACAGTCCTGGGGAATACAGAAGACTCCCTTGTTTCACAGAAGCCTGCTTCTAGTGACAGTTCAGATTTTGCAAAATTGAACTCAGTTCATCTGTTGGGATCTAAAAAGCCCTCCGGTCCTGGCACACAGAGGGAGCCTGCTCGAGAGATGCTGAATACTTTCCCTCAGTTTGTGGTTGATGATTGGAATGATGCAGAGTTCCACAGTGAAATTCAAAACATATTTTCTGAATCTGACATTTTATGGGAAACTGGTGATGATGATTTGAACAGGATGTGCGATGATGTAGAAAAACTGATCGAAAACCAGAAATGTGAAGTGACTGGACCAAATGGACCTACAGTTTTGACAGTAGAAAAAGGCAACCACAGTTTAACAAGTCACGAGCATAAAAATAGCTTTACCCATCAGCTCAATGGGCAGCAAAAGCATTTAAATCAAAATCAACTATTTGTTATGCCAGAAAGGAATATTTGCTCCAGGGGACAGTTAGTAGCAAAACAAAATGCCTTGCCAACATTGAGGCCTGTGCTGAGGCCAACAGATTTGATCTGCACAGTCTGTACTGTAGCTACACCTTCACAGAGCAATCAGATGAATTCTCTAATCAGTTTCCAGGGTAAAGCTTTACCAGATAAGACCAAAGTGTGTCCTGTGAATTTAAACAGAATAACATCTGTGTCTGGTTTGAGAAACTCCATTGATGCTTCAAATATTCATCAGCCTCCAGTTTCTTCAAACTTTGGCTGTGGGCAGAAAATATACAGATCATCTGTAACCACAAGTCATCCATCCACTAAATCAAAAG TTGGTGAAATCGTGAAGAAGCCAGTGGCAAAATGTTCTCTGCAAGAGATTGAACAAAAGAAGCAAGCAGCATTAGCTCGGAGGAAGATGAAAATGCAAGCCAGCTGCACTCATCCATCAACTGTGTAA
- the LOC138760737 gene encoding ewing's tumor-associated antigen 1 homolog isoform X1 — protein MKEEMGGGGTRRRAEPLPNSPVTPEDAGRRSARRTPRSGVNRLRRGCRLADRPGTAEEIPLYKTPKRILRKQQFNTNHESPVHDSELQQDIYWDQHSPTTFKLGCGKKLSGTCQQQVEISDVVKRIAPQPSSEIPLNLWLGEDAIQCSPTVSFRWRIKANQSSYLTGGRKFKTSPLPGSNRFQRSTEEELMKLAREFDRNVVEQDVGYGTEISEVNMILDNEGSEQTLCTKQANCDISSLERVPETGIGEPVEINRSGNIPMSKLNKQSSSQKSLDLEAEAAVNVLFDGPTQHASHPLSQGFAVDDSSSPKLDDCHSASAALTTAKGNTDHDTNTHITSIGEQSVSFSTAFKQQNIPQDSSLVELDPNKSPFFGNTANSKHGKEMVNKVFTSDFQLNQQEATDVPTYDKRAGDCTSKSVPGHDGFDDWMSDDWMEDDSFIFQIKQIPELCDTPTDCTRFTNQLLDTASQKVTKELNDASQLKDNFDIVPSASVLRSHISRPNDKELVAKIVQFGKRSERAKQRITFTLQSNASSKVLKEQSGRNCQPNKDFKSVINTVIRKEQKNSDVSTPQRLLNVPIKEPTSLTCSKTSEQDSQNNGTVLGNTEDSLVSQKPASSDSSDFAKLNSVHLLGSKKPSGPGTQREPAREMLNTFPQFVVDDWNDAEFHSEIQNIFSESDILWETGDDDLNRMCDDVEKLIENQKCEVTGPNGPTVLTVEKGNHSLTSHEHKNSFTHQLNGQQKHLNQNQLFVMPERNICSRGQLVAKQNALPTLRPVLRPTDLICTVCTVATPSQSNQMNSLISFQGKALPDKTKVCPVNLNRITSVSGLRNSIDASNIHQPPVSSNFGCGQKIYRSSVTTSHPSTKSKGIAGITRTSGFTFTKITSPSKIGVQGNTSGHATQWGKTFGHRDNVTIPMEKSIQSGKITSYSWYPTPSLKRHLEIKVGEIVKKPVAKCSLQEIEQKKQAALARRKMKMQASCTHPSTV, from the exons AAATACCACTGTACAAAACACCTAAGAGAATATTAAGAAAACAACAGTTCAATACAAATCATGAATCTCCTGTCCATGATTCAGAGTTGCAACAAGATATATATTGGGATCAACACTCTCCAACCACCTTTAAATTGG GCTGTGGAAAGAAGTTATCTGGAACTTGTCAGCAACAGGTGGAAATATCTGATGTTGTCAAACGTATTGCTCCTCAG CCATCTTCTGAAATACCCCTCAACCTGTGGCTAGGAGAGGATGCAATCCAGTGTAGCCCTACTGTTTCATTTCGATGGAGGATCAAAGCAAATCAATCAAG TTATCTTACCGGAGGTCGTAAGTTCAAAACAAGTCCCTTGCCGGGCAGCAACAG atttcaaagGAGTACAGAGGAAGAACTAATGAAGTTAGCAAGAGAATTTGATCGAAATGTGGTAGAACAAGATGTCGGTTATGGGACAGAAATCAGTGAAGTTAACATGATTCTGGATAATGAAGGTTCAGAACAAACACTGTGCACTAAGCAGGCCAACTGTGACATTTCATCTTTGGAAAGGGTACCTGAAACTGGAATTGGTGAGCCAGTTGAAATTAATAGAAGTGGGAACATTCCCATGTCAAAACTAAACAAGCAGAGTAGCAGTCAGAAATCGTTGGATCTAGAAGCTGAAGCTGCTGTTAATGTTTTGTTTGATGGGCCCACCCAACATGCCAGTCATCCCCTGAGCCAGGGATTCGCAGTTGATGACAGTTCAAGTCCAAAATTAGATGACTGTCATTCTGCCAGTGCAGCCTTAACAACTGCAAAAGGAAACACTGATCATGACACAAATACTCATATAACAAGTATAGGAGAACAATCAGTTTCCTTTTCAACtgcttttaaacaacagaacattcCTCAAGACTCCTCACTGGTTGAACTGGATCCAAACAAAAGTCCTTTCTTTGGCAATACAGCAAACTCCAAGCATGGCAAAGAGATGGTTAATAAAGTTTTCACTTCAGATTTTCAATTAAACCAACAAGAGGCAACTGATGTCCCAACCTATGACAAAAGGGCAGGAGATTGTACATCGAAATCAGTTCCTGGGCATGATGGATTTGATGACTGGATGAGTGATGACTGGATGGAAGATGActcttttatatttcaaattAAACAAATTCCAGAACTGTGTGACACACCCACTGATTGCACACGTTTTACAAACCAGTTGTTGGATACTGCTAGCCAAAAAGTTACCAAGGAGTTAAATGATGCAAGCCAGCTTAAGGATAATTTTGACATCGTACCATCTGCATCCGTTTTGCGAAGTCATATCAGCAGACCCAATGACAAAGAGTTAGTAGCTAAGATTGTACAATTTGGAAAGAGGTCCGAAAGAGCAAAGCAAAGAATCACTTTTACATTGCAAAGCAATGCAAGCAGTAAGGTGCTAAAAGAACAATCTGGCAGAAACTGTCAGCCAAATAAAGACTTTAAAAGTGTGATTAATACCGTAATTAGAAAAGAACAAAAGAATTCTGATGTTTCAACACCTCAACGTCTGCTTAATGTCCCAATAAAAGAACCAACTTCCTTGACTTGTTCAAAAACTTCTGAGCAGGATAGTCAGAATAATGGCACAGTCCTGGGGAATACAGAAGACTCCCTTGTTTCACAGAAGCCTGCTTCTAGTGACAGTTCAGATTTTGCAAAATTGAACTCAGTTCATCTGTTGGGATCTAAAAAGCCCTCCGGTCCTGGCACACAGAGGGAGCCTGCTCGAGAGATGCTGAATACTTTCCCTCAGTTTGTGGTTGATGATTGGAATGATGCAGAGTTCCACAGTGAAATTCAAAACATATTTTCTGAATCTGACATTTTATGGGAAACTGGTGATGATGATTTGAACAGGATGTGCGATGATGTAGAAAAACTGATCGAAAACCAGAAATGTGAAGTGACTGGACCAAATGGACCTACAGTTTTGACAGTAGAAAAAGGCAACCACAGTTTAACAAGTCACGAGCATAAAAATAGCTTTACCCATCAGCTCAATGGGCAGCAAAAGCATTTAAATCAAAATCAACTATTTGTTATGCCAGAAAGGAATATTTGCTCCAGGGGACAGTTAGTAGCAAAACAAAATGCCTTGCCAACATTGAGGCCTGTGCTGAGGCCAACAGATTTGATCTGCACAGTCTGTACTGTAGCTACACCTTCACAGAGCAATCAGATGAATTCTCTAATCAGTTTCCAGGGTAAAGCTTTACCAGATAAGACCAAAGTGTGTCCTGTGAATTTAAACAGAATAACATCTGTGTCTGGTTTGAGAAACTCCATTGATGCTTCAAATATTCATCAGCCTCCAGTTTCTTCAAACTTTGGCTGTGGGCAGAAAATATACAGATCATCTGTAACCACAAGTCATCCATCCACTAAATCAAAAGGTATTGCTGGCATTACCAGAACTTCAGGGTTCACCTTCACTAAAATTACTAGTCCTTCTAAGATTGGTGTTCAAGGGAACACCAGTGGACATGCAACTCAGTGGGGGAAGACTTTTGGCCATAGAGATAATGTAACAATCCCCATGGAAAAATCTATTCAGTCAGGCAAAATTACTTCATACTCATGGTATCCAACACCATCTCTAAAGAGACATTTAGAGATCAAag TTGGTGAAATCGTGAAGAAGCCAGTGGCAAAATGTTCTCTGCAAGAGATTGAACAAAAGAAGCAAGCAGCATTAGCTCGGAGGAAGATGAAAATGCAAGCCAGCTGCACTCATCCATCAACTGTGTAA
- the LOC138760737 gene encoding ewing's tumor-associated antigen 1 homolog isoform X4: MNLLSMIQSCNKIYIGINTLQPPLNWPSSEIPLNLWLGEDAIQCSPTVSFRWRIKANQSSYLTGGRKFKTSPLPGSNRFQRSTEEELMKLAREFDRNVVEQDVGYGTEISEVNMILDNEGSEQTLCTKQANCDISSLERVPETGIGEPVEINRSGNIPMSKLNKQSSSQKSLDLEAEAAVNVLFDGPTQHASHPLSQGFAVDDSSSPKLDDCHSASAALTTAKGNTDHDTNTHITSIGEQSVSFSTAFKQQNIPQDSSLVELDPNKSPFFGNTANSKHGKEMVNKVFTSDFQLNQQEATDVPTYDKRAGDCTSKSVPGHDGFDDWMSDDWMEDDSFIFQIKQIPELCDTPTDCTRFTNQLLDTASQKVTKELNDASQLKDNFDIVPSASVLRSHISRPNDKELVAKIVQFGKRSERAKQRITFTLQSNASSKVLKEQSGRNCQPNKDFKSVINTVIRKEQKNSDVSTPQRLLNVPIKEPTSLTCSKTSEQDSQNNGTVLGNTEDSLVSQKPASSDSSDFAKLNSVHLLGSKKPSGPGTQREPAREMLNTFPQFVVDDWNDAEFHSEIQNIFSESDILWETGDDDLNRMCDDVEKLIENQKCEVTGPNGPTVLTVEKGNHSLTSHEHKNSFTHQLNGQQKHLNQNQLFVMPERNICSRGQLVAKQNALPTLRPVLRPTDLICTVCTVATPSQSNQMNSLISFQGKALPDKTKVCPVNLNRITSVSGLRNSIDASNIHQPPVSSNFGCGQKIYRSSVTTSHPSTKSKGIAGITRTSGFTFTKITSPSKIGVQGNTSGHATQWGKTFGHRDNVTIPMEKSIQSGKITSYSWYPTPSLKRHLEIKVGEIVKKPVAKCSLQEIEQKKQAALARRKMKMQASCTHPSTV; encoded by the exons ATGAATCTCCTGTCCATGATTCAGAGTTGCAACAAGATATATATTGGGATCAACACTCTCCAACCACCTTTAAATTGG CCATCTTCTGAAATACCCCTCAACCTGTGGCTAGGAGAGGATGCAATCCAGTGTAGCCCTACTGTTTCATTTCGATGGAGGATCAAAGCAAATCAATCAAG TTATCTTACCGGAGGTCGTAAGTTCAAAACAAGTCCCTTGCCGGGCAGCAACAG atttcaaagGAGTACAGAGGAAGAACTAATGAAGTTAGCAAGAGAATTTGATCGAAATGTGGTAGAACAAGATGTCGGTTATGGGACAGAAATCAGTGAAGTTAACATGATTCTGGATAATGAAGGTTCAGAACAAACACTGTGCACTAAGCAGGCCAACTGTGACATTTCATCTTTGGAAAGGGTACCTGAAACTGGAATTGGTGAGCCAGTTGAAATTAATAGAAGTGGGAACATTCCCATGTCAAAACTAAACAAGCAGAGTAGCAGTCAGAAATCGTTGGATCTAGAAGCTGAAGCTGCTGTTAATGTTTTGTTTGATGGGCCCACCCAACATGCCAGTCATCCCCTGAGCCAGGGATTCGCAGTTGATGACAGTTCAAGTCCAAAATTAGATGACTGTCATTCTGCCAGTGCAGCCTTAACAACTGCAAAAGGAAACACTGATCATGACACAAATACTCATATAACAAGTATAGGAGAACAATCAGTTTCCTTTTCAACtgcttttaaacaacagaacattcCTCAAGACTCCTCACTGGTTGAACTGGATCCAAACAAAAGTCCTTTCTTTGGCAATACAGCAAACTCCAAGCATGGCAAAGAGATGGTTAATAAAGTTTTCACTTCAGATTTTCAATTAAACCAACAAGAGGCAACTGATGTCCCAACCTATGACAAAAGGGCAGGAGATTGTACATCGAAATCAGTTCCTGGGCATGATGGATTTGATGACTGGATGAGTGATGACTGGATGGAAGATGActcttttatatttcaaattAAACAAATTCCAGAACTGTGTGACACACCCACTGATTGCACACGTTTTACAAACCAGTTGTTGGATACTGCTAGCCAAAAAGTTACCAAGGAGTTAAATGATGCAAGCCAGCTTAAGGATAATTTTGACATCGTACCATCTGCATCCGTTTTGCGAAGTCATATCAGCAGACCCAATGACAAAGAGTTAGTAGCTAAGATTGTACAATTTGGAAAGAGGTCCGAAAGAGCAAAGCAAAGAATCACTTTTACATTGCAAAGCAATGCAAGCAGTAAGGTGCTAAAAGAACAATCTGGCAGAAACTGTCAGCCAAATAAAGACTTTAAAAGTGTGATTAATACCGTAATTAGAAAAGAACAAAAGAATTCTGATGTTTCAACACCTCAACGTCTGCTTAATGTCCCAATAAAAGAACCAACTTCCTTGACTTGTTCAAAAACTTCTGAGCAGGATAGTCAGAATAATGGCACAGTCCTGGGGAATACAGAAGACTCCCTTGTTTCACAGAAGCCTGCTTCTAGTGACAGTTCAGATTTTGCAAAATTGAACTCAGTTCATCTGTTGGGATCTAAAAAGCCCTCCGGTCCTGGCACACAGAGGGAGCCTGCTCGAGAGATGCTGAATACTTTCCCTCAGTTTGTGGTTGATGATTGGAATGATGCAGAGTTCCACAGTGAAATTCAAAACATATTTTCTGAATCTGACATTTTATGGGAAACTGGTGATGATGATTTGAACAGGATGTGCGATGATGTAGAAAAACTGATCGAAAACCAGAAATGTGAAGTGACTGGACCAAATGGACCTACAGTTTTGACAGTAGAAAAAGGCAACCACAGTTTAACAAGTCACGAGCATAAAAATAGCTTTACCCATCAGCTCAATGGGCAGCAAAAGCATTTAAATCAAAATCAACTATTTGTTATGCCAGAAAGGAATATTTGCTCCAGGGGACAGTTAGTAGCAAAACAAAATGCCTTGCCAACATTGAGGCCTGTGCTGAGGCCAACAGATTTGATCTGCACAGTCTGTACTGTAGCTACACCTTCACAGAGCAATCAGATGAATTCTCTAATCAGTTTCCAGGGTAAAGCTTTACCAGATAAGACCAAAGTGTGTCCTGTGAATTTAAACAGAATAACATCTGTGTCTGGTTTGAGAAACTCCATTGATGCTTCAAATATTCATCAGCCTCCAGTTTCTTCAAACTTTGGCTGTGGGCAGAAAATATACAGATCATCTGTAACCACAAGTCATCCATCCACTAAATCAAAAGGTATTGCTGGCATTACCAGAACTTCAGGGTTCACCTTCACTAAAATTACTAGTCCTTCTAAGATTGGTGTTCAAGGGAACACCAGTGGACATGCAACTCAGTGGGGGAAGACTTTTGGCCATAGAGATAATGTAACAATCCCCATGGAAAAATCTATTCAGTCAGGCAAAATTACTTCATACTCATGGTATCCAACACCATCTCTAAAGAGACATTTAGAGATCAAag TTGGTGAAATCGTGAAGAAGCCAGTGGCAAAATGTTCTCTGCAAGAGATTGAACAAAAGAAGCAAGCAGCATTAGCTCGGAGGAAGATGAAAATGCAAGCCAGCTGCACTCATCCATCAACTGTGTAA
- the LOC138760737 gene encoding ewing's tumor-associated antigen 1 homolog isoform X2 — MKEEMGGGGTRRRAEPLPNSPVTPEDAGRRSARRTPRSGVNRLRRGCRLADRPGTAEEIPLYKTPKRILRKQQFNTNHESPVHDSELQQDIYWDQHSPTTFKLGCGKKLSGTCQQQVEISDVVKRIAPQPSSEIPLNLWLGEDAIQCSPTVSFRWRIKANQSRFQRSTEEELMKLAREFDRNVVEQDVGYGTEISEVNMILDNEGSEQTLCTKQANCDISSLERVPETGIGEPVEINRSGNIPMSKLNKQSSSQKSLDLEAEAAVNVLFDGPTQHASHPLSQGFAVDDSSSPKLDDCHSASAALTTAKGNTDHDTNTHITSIGEQSVSFSTAFKQQNIPQDSSLVELDPNKSPFFGNTANSKHGKEMVNKVFTSDFQLNQQEATDVPTYDKRAGDCTSKSVPGHDGFDDWMSDDWMEDDSFIFQIKQIPELCDTPTDCTRFTNQLLDTASQKVTKELNDASQLKDNFDIVPSASVLRSHISRPNDKELVAKIVQFGKRSERAKQRITFTLQSNASSKVLKEQSGRNCQPNKDFKSVINTVIRKEQKNSDVSTPQRLLNVPIKEPTSLTCSKTSEQDSQNNGTVLGNTEDSLVSQKPASSDSSDFAKLNSVHLLGSKKPSGPGTQREPAREMLNTFPQFVVDDWNDAEFHSEIQNIFSESDILWETGDDDLNRMCDDVEKLIENQKCEVTGPNGPTVLTVEKGNHSLTSHEHKNSFTHQLNGQQKHLNQNQLFVMPERNICSRGQLVAKQNALPTLRPVLRPTDLICTVCTVATPSQSNQMNSLISFQGKALPDKTKVCPVNLNRITSVSGLRNSIDASNIHQPPVSSNFGCGQKIYRSSVTTSHPSTKSKGIAGITRTSGFTFTKITSPSKIGVQGNTSGHATQWGKTFGHRDNVTIPMEKSIQSGKITSYSWYPTPSLKRHLEIKVGEIVKKPVAKCSLQEIEQKKQAALARRKMKMQASCTHPSTV, encoded by the exons AAATACCACTGTACAAAACACCTAAGAGAATATTAAGAAAACAACAGTTCAATACAAATCATGAATCTCCTGTCCATGATTCAGAGTTGCAACAAGATATATATTGGGATCAACACTCTCCAACCACCTTTAAATTGG GCTGTGGAAAGAAGTTATCTGGAACTTGTCAGCAACAGGTGGAAATATCTGATGTTGTCAAACGTATTGCTCCTCAG CCATCTTCTGAAATACCCCTCAACCTGTGGCTAGGAGAGGATGCAATCCAGTGTAGCCCTACTGTTTCATTTCGATGGAGGATCAAAGCAAATCAATCAAG atttcaaagGAGTACAGAGGAAGAACTAATGAAGTTAGCAAGAGAATTTGATCGAAATGTGGTAGAACAAGATGTCGGTTATGGGACAGAAATCAGTGAAGTTAACATGATTCTGGATAATGAAGGTTCAGAACAAACACTGTGCACTAAGCAGGCCAACTGTGACATTTCATCTTTGGAAAGGGTACCTGAAACTGGAATTGGTGAGCCAGTTGAAATTAATAGAAGTGGGAACATTCCCATGTCAAAACTAAACAAGCAGAGTAGCAGTCAGAAATCGTTGGATCTAGAAGCTGAAGCTGCTGTTAATGTTTTGTTTGATGGGCCCACCCAACATGCCAGTCATCCCCTGAGCCAGGGATTCGCAGTTGATGACAGTTCAAGTCCAAAATTAGATGACTGTCATTCTGCCAGTGCAGCCTTAACAACTGCAAAAGGAAACACTGATCATGACACAAATACTCATATAACAAGTATAGGAGAACAATCAGTTTCCTTTTCAACtgcttttaaacaacagaacattcCTCAAGACTCCTCACTGGTTGAACTGGATCCAAACAAAAGTCCTTTCTTTGGCAATACAGCAAACTCCAAGCATGGCAAAGAGATGGTTAATAAAGTTTTCACTTCAGATTTTCAATTAAACCAACAAGAGGCAACTGATGTCCCAACCTATGACAAAAGGGCAGGAGATTGTACATCGAAATCAGTTCCTGGGCATGATGGATTTGATGACTGGATGAGTGATGACTGGATGGAAGATGActcttttatatttcaaattAAACAAATTCCAGAACTGTGTGACACACCCACTGATTGCACACGTTTTACAAACCAGTTGTTGGATACTGCTAGCCAAAAAGTTACCAAGGAGTTAAATGATGCAAGCCAGCTTAAGGATAATTTTGACATCGTACCATCTGCATCCGTTTTGCGAAGTCATATCAGCAGACCCAATGACAAAGAGTTAGTAGCTAAGATTGTACAATTTGGAAAGAGGTCCGAAAGAGCAAAGCAAAGAATCACTTTTACATTGCAAAGCAATGCAAGCAGTAAGGTGCTAAAAGAACAATCTGGCAGAAACTGTCAGCCAAATAAAGACTTTAAAAGTGTGATTAATACCGTAATTAGAAAAGAACAAAAGAATTCTGATGTTTCAACACCTCAACGTCTGCTTAATGTCCCAATAAAAGAACCAACTTCCTTGACTTGTTCAAAAACTTCTGAGCAGGATAGTCAGAATAATGGCACAGTCCTGGGGAATACAGAAGACTCCCTTGTTTCACAGAAGCCTGCTTCTAGTGACAGTTCAGATTTTGCAAAATTGAACTCAGTTCATCTGTTGGGATCTAAAAAGCCCTCCGGTCCTGGCACACAGAGGGAGCCTGCTCGAGAGATGCTGAATACTTTCCCTCAGTTTGTGGTTGATGATTGGAATGATGCAGAGTTCCACAGTGAAATTCAAAACATATTTTCTGAATCTGACATTTTATGGGAAACTGGTGATGATGATTTGAACAGGATGTGCGATGATGTAGAAAAACTGATCGAAAACCAGAAATGTGAAGTGACTGGACCAAATGGACCTACAGTTTTGACAGTAGAAAAAGGCAACCACAGTTTAACAAGTCACGAGCATAAAAATAGCTTTACCCATCAGCTCAATGGGCAGCAAAAGCATTTAAATCAAAATCAACTATTTGTTATGCCAGAAAGGAATATTTGCTCCAGGGGACAGTTAGTAGCAAAACAAAATGCCTTGCCAACATTGAGGCCTGTGCTGAGGCCAACAGATTTGATCTGCACAGTCTGTACTGTAGCTACACCTTCACAGAGCAATCAGATGAATTCTCTAATCAGTTTCCAGGGTAAAGCTTTACCAGATAAGACCAAAGTGTGTCCTGTGAATTTAAACAGAATAACATCTGTGTCTGGTTTGAGAAACTCCATTGATGCTTCAAATATTCATCAGCCTCCAGTTTCTTCAAACTTTGGCTGTGGGCAGAAAATATACAGATCATCTGTAACCACAAGTCATCCATCCACTAAATCAAAAGGTATTGCTGGCATTACCAGAACTTCAGGGTTCACCTTCACTAAAATTACTAGTCCTTCTAAGATTGGTGTTCAAGGGAACACCAGTGGACATGCAACTCAGTGGGGGAAGACTTTTGGCCATAGAGATAATGTAACAATCCCCATGGAAAAATCTATTCAGTCAGGCAAAATTACTTCATACTCATGGTATCCAACACCATCTCTAAAGAGACATTTAGAGATCAAag TTGGTGAAATCGTGAAGAAGCCAGTGGCAAAATGTTCTCTGCAAGAGATTGAACAAAAGAAGCAAGCAGCATTAGCTCGGAGGAAGATGAAAATGCAAGCCAGCTGCACTCATCCATCAACTGTGTAA